The following are encoded in a window of Megalopta genalis isolate 19385.01 chromosome 6, iyMegGena1_principal, whole genome shotgun sequence genomic DNA:
- the LOC117225910 gene encoding uncharacterized protein LOC117225910 — MKALLILAALLASTAAAPRQRREAIWGGYGGHGGYGGHGGYGGHLGYAHGVAVAGPSLGSTSVAGPHVGSAVLAAPSIGPARLSGSVAGPVHVSGAVAGSAVVTASVAGPAHVEGYGGPYDGPSGLAYAGPGYGYAGYPGYSGYAGYAGYGGNGGHGVVLAGPASHGTVYAGPAAHGAVLAGPASHGAVLAGPASHGAVLSGPHAGSAAVSGPNAGSVVIAGPSGKITAHGTGHGGIHTGHW, encoded by the exons ATGAAGGCCCTC CTGATTCTGGCAGCTTTGCTTGCCTCCACCGCAGCTGCGCCGCGCCAGCGTCGCGAAGCTATTTGGGGAGGCTACGGTGGTCACGGAGGCTACGGTGGTCACGGAGGCTACGGTGGCCATCTCGGATACGCTCACGGGGTGGCAGTAGCTGGTCCATCTTTGGGATCAACCAGTGTCGCTGGTCCTCACGTGGGATCAGCTGTCTTGGCTGCGCCTTCGATAGGTCCAGCAAGGTTATCTGGATCCGTTGCTGGCCCGGTGCACGTTTCTGGTGCAGTTGCTGGTTCAGCGGTCGTCACTGCATCCGTTGCTGGTCCCGCACATGTTGAAGGTTACGGTGGACCCTACGACGGACCAAGTG GACTAGCCTACGCAGGTCCAGGATACGGTTACGCTGGCTATCCAGGTTACTCAGGATACGCAGGGTACGCAGGGTACGGAGGCAATGGTGGACACGGTGTGGTGCTGGCGGGTCCAGCATCCCATGGAACGGTTTATGCAGGGCCAGCCGCTCACGGTGCAGTACTCGCAGGTCCAGCATCTCACGGTGCAGTTCTCGCGGGACCGGCATCTCACGGAGCAGTCCTCTCTGGGCCTCACGCAGGAAGCGCAGCCGTGTCTGGGCCCAACGCTGGTTCGGTAGTAATCGCTGGTCCCTCCGGCAAAATCACGGCTCATGGAACCGGGCATGGTGGAATCCACACCGGCCATTGGTAG